The DNA sequence AATTATCGAGTTGATCCAGCGACTGAGACAAGCCGGATTGTGGTCGGCTCAGTGGCCGTTGTATTAAGCGAGGAGACGGCCGAGATGTATGGGCTTTCCGGGAAACGGACCTCCTGACAGCGGCTCAAATCCGCGAGCAGCAGGCGCTGGAGGCCGGTCGCGCCAAAGACTATATCGCGTCCGCCGGTAAATGGGATATTTCCCGCCAAGACTTCGACACTGAACTCAACCGCGCCCGGAACCGGCACGCGGAGATGTATGGTAAAGTAATAGTTACGACCGAGCGTATGAGAGGATGTTGCACTATTCTACAGGCGCTCCTGCGTGAAGGCCGTGGCGTAACCTCCGGCACCCCGACCGTGACCAATATCAATCTACCCGGGACACGCTCGACTGCGCCTCTTCAAAACCGTTTCCGCCGATAACCTCCAAAAGCATGTAATTGAACCGGAAGGAGAAGTGGAATGACAAGATACGAAACCATCATTGTTGAAAAGGATGAAAAGTACATTGGAGACATCACATTAAACCGCCCTGACAAGTTAAATACGTTCAGCAGCGAAATGGCCGGGGAACTGTACGACGCTCTCGTTGCCTTGGACGCGGATTGCGACGTTCGGGTAATTCTAATCAAGGGAGCCGGCAAGGCCTTTTGCGCAGGCATCGATGTAAATGAGCTTTCCAATAAGACCGCGATGGAATATCGGGAATGGATCGAACGGATGGAAAGACCGTTGCTGGCGATTTCCAAATTGAAAAAACCGGTCCTTGCGCAAGTACACGGCGTTGCCGCTGCAAATGGCATGGGGCTGGCCGCGGCCGCGGATCTGGTCATCGCCTCGACGGATGCCCGCATGGGACTTACAGCGATCAATGTAGGATTGAATTGCGTCGGCCCCGTGATTCCTGTCGCCAGATGCGTCGGGCGAAAGAAAGCATTGGAGTTACTGCTGTATGGTGATTTGATTGACGCTCGAGAAGCGCTCGCTCTGGGGCTGGTGAACCGGATCGTCCCCAAAGAGGACCTGGAAGCGGAGGCGCATCGTTACGCGGAAACATTGGCCCAAAAGAGCCCCATAGCCGTCCAGATTGCGAAACGAGCGTTTTACGCATCCGAGGATATGGACTATGAGAAACAGTTCGGATACATGAACGAGGCATTTGCCCGCCTGTGCACCACGGATGACGCCAAAGAGGGGGTTCTTGCTTTTCTTGAAAAGAGAAAACCCGTATGGAAGGAGAAATAGAACATTAGGGGACGTCCTTGAGCGTTTGAACGGACGTCCCCTGATTCATGCGCTATTTTCCTTCCAGGATCCGAATGATTTCAGTTTCATATTTCTTAACCCTAAGCCTTACCCTGCCCAGCCATTCGTTTCTTTCGGTCATAATGAAAAGAAAGTAGGGCTTGCCCGGCTTGTGCCTGATCAGGAAATAGTAATCGTTCGTGGTGATAAGGATGTCATCGGTAACCTGGTCTTGGCCGACGAGCTTCAGAGCCTTGAGATTGGATTGAACGATGCTTGTCATATGGGCGGATATGGCCTCCGGGTCGACATCCGCGCGCTTGCTCAACCCCGCGATGGGGAGACCGTCCTCCACCAGGACCGCCGCCGACGCCACAAAGCCGGGGAGATCGTCGGCGATGGTTTCCAGAACGGTCTTTATGTCATATATCATGCAAAAGGCCTTTTATTGTTACCCAGGACAGGTCGAAGCATGGTCGCGGAAAGGCTGTTATTTGAATACCTGGTTGACGGTTCGGTGAATCAGGTATTCCGCTTCCACCGAATAGTTGACGTAAAAGACCCGGACGGTCCTGTTTCCTTGAACCCCTTTAATACTGAATGCGCCGGGTTTTCTAACACGGAAAAAGGGTTTTGGAAAATGAGGGAAATATTCAAGTGTTCCGAGTTTTTCCAGGCCCCGGATGAACGTTTCGTCGACCGGCGCATCAAAGAGAAGTTCCTTGATGACGAGCCCGTCGATACATTCCTCGACATCCTTTGTTTCCAGCAATTTCAATGTTGGTTCGTGATGGTTCTTAAAGCCTGAACGAAGGTTTCGATTTCATCGTGTGTGTTGAAGCAGGAAAAACTCGCTCGCACCGCGCCGAGTGGGAATGTCCCCATGGCCCGGTGGATCAGCGGCGCGCAATGAAGACCCGTTCGGACTCGAATATCGAAAGACTCGTTTAAGATGTACCCTATTTCCTCGCTACTCCATCCATTTACATTAAAGCATACGATTCCGCAATGATTCTGTTCCGGTGGCTCGGAGAAGATCGTGACGTCGTCGAGTTTTCCGAGTTCTCGAACCATGTGGCGCACCAGCTCCTCTTTGGTGTTTCCCAAAAAGGAAAGTCCTTTTTGAAGGATATATCCCACGGAGGACGCGAGGCCCGCGATACCCGGCTGATTCAGTGTTCCCGCTTCGTATTTGACCGGCCACATCTCCGGCATGGATTTCAGGTCGCTTCGAATACCGGTTCCTCCTGATTTCCAGACGCGAGGATTCAATCGATCGCCCACCAGAAGACCTCCCACGCCCTTGGGGCCCAGAAGACCTTTGTGTCCGGTGAAGGCGAGTACGGCCCGGGACATGCCCGACATATCCACATCCAGGGATCCGGCGGATTGGGCCGCGTCGATAACGAGCGGTATTTCGTGAGCATCACAGATGTCGTAAATGTCGGAAAGGCATAACCGGGCGCCGGTGACGTTCGAAGCGTGATTGACGACCGCGAGGCATGTGTGTTTTTTCAAGGTATTCTTGAAGTCCGAGGCGGACGGATATCCGGGGAACCGGCACGGGAGGACGTCCACGTCGCAGACACCGTTCGTTTCGAGATAGTGAAGCGGGCGAAGAACCGCGTTGTGCTCCAACTGAGTGGTAATGATATGGCCGCCCTTGGAGGCCAGGCCGTGGATGGCCATGTTGAGTGCTTCCGTGGACCCGGAGCAGAATAAGACCCTGTTCGGGTCCGGGAAATGAAACAGCCGGGCAATTCTTTCCCTGCATGACGAAATAACGGACTCTCGCGTCACGTTCTCACGGTATGGATTGGTCGGCGGATCCGTCAGGCTTTTCGTAACCGCCTCGGCCACGCCGTCGGGCTTCGGATAACTGGTGGCCGCGTTATTGAAATAGATCATGCCGGAGCGTTCTATTCAGGGATATTCGACAAGGTTAGAAGAAATCAGCCAGAACGGGAACGAACTTCTTGACATACAATCGAATCATTCCCAAGGTCTTGGAATCCGGCGCCAATATAACCAGAAGCGCATCCCCGACCGGGACGCACATGATCATGGCGTCCGGGGCTTCGAACGTCAGCGT is a window from the Deltaproteobacteria bacterium genome containing:
- a CDS encoding aminotransferase class V-fold PLP-dependent enzyme yields the protein MIYFNNAATSYPKPDGVAEAVTKSLTDPPTNPYRENVTRESVISSCRERIARLFHFPDPNRVLFCSGSTEALNMAIHGLASKGGHIITTQLEHNAVLRPLHYLETNGVCDVDVLPCRFPGYPSASDFKNTLKKHTCLAVVNHASNVTGARLCLSDIYDICDAHEIPLVIDAAQSAGSLDVDMSGMSRAVLAFTGHKGLLGPKGVGGLLVGDRLNPRVWKSGGTGIRSDLKSMPEMWPVKYEAGTLNQPGIAGLASSVGYILQKGLSFLGNTKEELVRHMVRELGKLDDVTIFSEPPEQNHCGIVCFNVNGWSSEEIGYILNESFDIRVRTGLHCAPLIHRAMGTFPLGAVRASFSCFNTHDEIETFVQALRTITNQH
- a CDS encoding enoyl-CoA hydratase/isomerase family protein, giving the protein MTRYETIIVEKDEKYIGDITLNRPDKLNTFSSEMAGELYDALVALDADCDVRVILIKGAGKAFCAGIDVNELSNKTAMEYREWIERMERPLLAISKLKKPVLAQVHGVAAANGMGLAAAADLVIASTDARMGLTAINVGLNCVGPVIPVARCVGRKKALELLLYGDLIDAREALALGLVNRIVPKEDLEAEAHRYAETLAQKSPIAVQIAKRAFYASEDMDYEKQFGYMNEAFARLCTTDDAKEGVLAFLEKRKPVWKEK